A genomic stretch from Methylorubrum extorquens includes:
- a CDS encoding conserved protein of unknown function (Evidence 4 : Unknown function but conserved in other organisms) has protein sequence MPRLRSDFWVSAHLRRLNGENIPAVQRRRGSAEAGAIFVKIDRLDGTADLYGPAPQALIEADDAGDRRFTPILTAVPTPDVEERLAREIRFDSDLWIVEIDDREGRHGLLLAE, from the coding sequence ATGCCACGCCTTCGCTCGGATTTCTGGGTCTCCGCGCATCTGCGCCGTCTCAACGGCGAGAACATCCCCGCGGTGCAGCGCCGCCGCGGTTCGGCGGAGGCGGGGGCGATTTTCGTCAAGATCGACCGGCTCGACGGCACCGCCGACCTCTACGGCCCAGCGCCCCAGGCGCTGATCGAGGCGGATGACGCGGGCGATCGCCGGTTCACGCCGATCCTCACCGCCGTCCCGACGCCGGATGTTGAGGAACGCCTCGCGCGGGAGATCCGCTTCGATTCCGATCTCTGGATTGTCGAGATCGACGACCGCGAGGGCCGGCACGGCCTCCTGCTCGCGGAGTAG
- a CDS encoding conserved protein of unknown function (Evidence 4 : Unknown function but conserved in other organisms) — protein sequence MPPSVAGAPDLSGLIELSRDPALDLKPVILRVQTDLFLAAPVHDRAILREFESLAAGLIPTVDEETARVVAEKLKGCPDVPAGVRAALEARGFPVALPPEPETEAEADRALAENPGALIGTRVLDRLLARARTDADLARILLGRPDIPPADLAPLWLYAGPEQRSAITQAVEATAALRPCPPAPRALATSLVEHSHARDVQAFITALGRGLGLPPNYLGAAVDPVARYDLLTLALRAADLREGEAVFVFLTLNDSVARSVDRVFSLVTLFRETSRATARDLLCAIFGVPVMERAVGEHQPLHGPEAKRGSTAAERLRTVLPMRLRRTS from the coding sequence ATGCCCCCATCGGTCGCCGGCGCGCCGGACCTGTCCGGCCTCATCGAGCTCTCGCGCGATCCCGCGCTGGACCTGAAACCCGTGATTCTGCGGGTGCAGACCGACCTGTTCCTGGCCGCTCCGGTCCATGATCGGGCGATCCTCAGGGAGTTCGAGTCCCTCGCCGCGGGTCTGATCCCGACGGTGGACGAGGAAACGGCGCGCGTCGTCGCCGAGAAGCTCAAAGGATGCCCCGACGTCCCGGCCGGCGTGCGCGCCGCGCTCGAAGCCCGCGGCTTTCCCGTCGCGCTGCCTCCGGAGCCCGAGACGGAAGCGGAAGCCGACCGCGCGCTCGCCGAGAATCCCGGCGCGCTGATCGGCACCCGCGTGCTGGACCGCCTGCTCGCCCGCGCCCGGACCGACGCGGATCTCGCCCGTATCCTGCTCGGCCGGCCCGACATTCCGCCCGCCGACCTCGCGCCGCTCTGGCTCTATGCCGGTCCGGAGCAGCGCAGCGCGATCACCCAGGCCGTCGAGGCCACCGCCGCCCTGCGCCCCTGCCCGCCGGCCCCCCGTGCGCTCGCGACGAGCCTCGTCGAGCATTCCCATGCCCGCGACGTGCAGGCCTTCATCACCGCGCTTGGTCGCGGGCTCGGCCTGCCGCCGAACTATCTCGGCGCCGCCGTCGATCCGGTCGCCCGCTACGATCTGCTGACGCTTGCGCTGCGCGCCGCGGATCTGCGCGAGGGCGAAGCGGTCTTCGTCTTCCTCACCCTCAACGACAGCGTCGCGCGCTCGGTCGATCGCGTGTTTTCTCTGGTCACGCTGTTTCGCGAGACGAGCCGGGCCACCGCCCGCGACCTGCTCTGCGCGATCTTCGGCGTGCCCGTGATGGAGCGTGCCGTGGGCGAGCATCAGCCATTGCACGGCCCCGAAGCCAAGCGCGGCAGCACCGCGGCCGAGCGCCTGCGCACGGTGCTCCCGATGCGCCTGCGCCGGACGAGCTGA
- a CDS encoding putative dihydrodipicolinate synthase (dapA-like) (Evidence 3 : Putative function from multiple computational evidences; Product type e : enzyme) has product MTCFTGLSAFPITPASPDGCVETAALRALIARLAAAGVDSIGLLGSTGTYAYLSRAERRRALDAALDEVGGRVPVIVGIGALRTDEAVALAQDARAAGAAAGLLAAISYTPLTDEEVFEHFSAIATDSGLPICIYDNPGTTHFRFTPSLVGRLAQVPGIRALKSPAPDSDAVAGQLDALRRAVPAEFRLGFSGDWNAAEALLAGGEAWYSVAAGLFPEPCLAILRAARAGEAARARALNARMQPLWDLFKEFSSLRVTYAAAHHLGLCRADPPRPILPLSEPVRNRVAEVVDRLARA; this is encoded by the coding sequence ATGACCTGCTTCACCGGCCTCTCCGCCTTTCCCATCACCCCCGCCTCCCCCGACGGATGCGTGGAGACGGCGGCGTTGCGCGCCCTCATCGCGCGGCTCGCCGCCGCGGGGGTGGATTCGATCGGGCTGCTCGGCAGCACCGGCACCTACGCCTATCTCTCCCGCGCGGAGCGGCGCCGCGCGCTCGATGCGGCCCTCGACGAGGTGGGCGGCCGGGTGCCGGTCATCGTCGGAATCGGGGCTTTGCGCACCGACGAGGCCGTGGCCTTGGCGCAGGACGCGCGGGCGGCGGGTGCCGCCGCCGGGCTCCTGGCCGCAATCTCCTACACGCCGCTGACCGACGAGGAGGTGTTCGAGCATTTCTCGGCGATCGCCACGGACAGCGGCCTGCCAATCTGCATCTACGACAATCCCGGCACCACGCATTTCCGGTTCACGCCCTCGCTGGTCGGGCGGCTCGCGCAGGTGCCCGGAATCCGCGCGCTCAAGAGCCCGGCGCCGGACTCCGACGCGGTGGCCGGCCAGCTCGACGCCCTGCGCCGGGCGGTGCCGGCCGAATTCCGGCTCGGCTTCAGCGGCGACTGGAACGCGGCCGAGGCGCTGCTGGCCGGCGGCGAGGCTTGGTACAGCGTCGCGGCCGGGCTGTTTCCGGAACCCTGCCTCGCGATCCTGCGGGCGGCCCGCGCCGGCGAGGCCGCGCGGGCGCGGGCCCTGAACGCGCGGATGCAGCCGCTCTGGGACCTGTTCAAGGAATTCTCCAGCCTGCGGGTCACCTACGCGGCGGCCCATCACCTCGGCCTGTGCCGGGCCGATCCGCCCCGGCCGATCCTGCCGCTGTCCGAACCCGTCCGGAATCGGGTGGCGGAGGTCGTGGACCGGCTGGCACGCGCCTGA
- a CDS encoding protein of unknown function (Evidence 5 : Unknown function), translating into MRIGINLRGDLAKLSVQELSDRIDVLFAERADVSDSISDLMSVGNKTLYQSGWGLPFGRGLIHASLVYKMTGFFYGGSHKRGLGRLYVIDCELKDLIDECRRRT; encoded by the coding sequence ATGCGCATCGGTATCAATCTCAGGGGCGATCTTGCCAAGCTGAGCGTTCAGGAACTTAGCGACCGGATCGATGTCCTGTTTGCTGAACGTGCTGATGTGTCGGACTCGATTTCCGACTTGATGTCAGTGGGAAACAAGACGCTTTATCAGAGTGGATGGGGGCTTCCGTTCGGGCGCGGCCTCATTCACGCGAGCCTAGTCTATAAAATGACAGGCTTCTTCTATGGTGGCTCTCACAAACGTGGCTTGGGTCGCCTGTACGTGATCGATTGCGAGCTGAAGGATTTGATCGACGAATGCCGACGGCGCACCTGA
- a CDS encoding conserved protein of unknown function; putative membrane or exported protein (Evidence 4 : Unknown function but conserved in other organisms) yields the protein MRVLVSGLWICAVTIASCYAAVTFGGGFFSKSTEPYLEGLQYQKLAPINIPMVAEGKVQGYVIAVLVFTADAKLMHTLPVAPNAFVVDEAFRQIYGDTTIDFRKLARYDINGRLAQIRAKVNERLGSDVVKDVLVDELNFVAKREVRS from the coding sequence ATGCGCGTCCTCGTCTCGGGTCTGTGGATCTGCGCTGTCACCATCGCCTCCTGCTACGCGGCGGTGACCTTCGGCGGCGGGTTCTTCTCGAAATCGACCGAGCCCTATCTCGAAGGGCTGCAATATCAGAAGCTTGCGCCCATCAACATTCCGATGGTCGCCGAGGGCAAGGTGCAGGGCTACGTCATCGCCGTGCTGGTCTTCACGGCCGACGCCAAGCTGATGCACACGCTCCCCGTCGCCCCCAACGCCTTCGTGGTCGATGAGGCCTTCCGCCAGATCTACGGCGATACCACGATCGATTTCCGCAAGCTCGCCCGCTACGACATCAACGGCCGGCTGGCCCAGATCCGCGCCAAGGTGAACGAGCGCCTCGGCTCCGACGTGGTCAAGGACGTGCTGGTGGACGAGTTGAATTTCGTGGCCAAGCGCGAGGTGCGCTCCTGA
- a CDS encoding conserved protein of unknown function (Evidence 4 : Unknown function but conserved in other organisms), with protein sequence MLIDSLKRLEATVEAETEALSANAALDLDAVNRAKSRSLLELTRLARGLDVATLDAETGIVLARLRDKLIRNQEAVALHLRAVEEVGETLQASLQAAESDGTYSARLGRD encoded by the coding sequence ATGCTGATCGACTCCCTGAAGCGGTTGGAGGCCACCGTCGAGGCCGAGACCGAGGCGCTCAGTGCCAATGCGGCCCTCGATCTCGACGCGGTCAACCGGGCCAAGAGCCGGAGCCTCCTGGAACTCACCCGCCTCGCCCGCGGCCTCGACGTCGCGACCCTCGACGCCGAGACCGGGATCGTGCTGGCGCGCCTGCGCGACAAGCTGATCCGCAATCAGGAGGCCGTCGCCCTGCATCTGCGGGCGGTGGAGGAGGTCGGCGAGACGCTGCAGGCCAGCCTGCAGGCCGCCGAGTCCGACGGCACCTATTCGGCGCGCCTGGGACGCGACTGA
- a CDS encoding conserved protein of unknown function (Evidence 4 : Unknown function but conserved in other organisms) has product MSITPPSDIVMDVARAADPARYQEAAAKLSQPGDPAAFASAADDAAREVGLTTHMPLDVHGALTGLKNETARTGSADPYRKFEGQVIQQFVEAMLPKAETVFGKGNAGGIWKSMLAEQLGQQIAQTGGIGIARMLNAARPAGTTVTPTGTPTGTGVAGKV; this is encoded by the coding sequence ATGAGCATCACCCCCCCTTCCGACATCGTGATGGACGTGGCGCGCGCCGCCGACCCGGCCCGCTATCAGGAGGCCGCGGCCAAGCTGTCGCAGCCCGGCGACCCGGCCGCCTTCGCCAGCGCCGCCGACGACGCGGCGCGCGAGGTCGGCCTGACCACGCACATGCCCCTCGACGTCCACGGGGCGCTGACGGGCCTGAAGAACGAGACTGCCCGGACCGGTTCCGCCGACCCCTACCGGAAGTTCGAGGGGCAGGTGATCCAGCAATTCGTCGAGGCGATGCTGCCCAAGGCCGAGACCGTCTTCGGCAAGGGCAATGCCGGCGGCATCTGGAAATCGATGCTCGCCGAGCAGCTCGGCCAGCAGATCGCGCAGACCGGCGGCATTGGCATCGCCCGCATGCTGAATGCCGCCCGCCCCGCCGGCACCACGGTCACGCCCACAGGCACGCCCACCGGCACCGGCGTCGCGGGTAAGGTCTGA
- a CDS encoding conserved protein of unknown function (Evidence 4 : Unknown function but conserved in other organisms), with product MSAADIAKRLKRAERLTAVQEQMRRAAEWQLAETRRNAEAVEADRAALLAAVGSSAHGHLFLEAANRRLRGLAARATELERIAASQADEVREQGLAQKRAELSAERIETLLDRERDRLDAMERLDGLAQRRDASLP from the coding sequence ATGTCCGCCGCCGACATCGCCAAGCGCCTGAAGCGCGCCGAGCGGCTCACAGCCGTGCAGGAGCAAATGCGCCGCGCCGCCGAGTGGCAGCTCGCCGAGACCCGGCGCAATGCCGAGGCGGTCGAGGCGGACCGGGCGGCTTTGCTCGCCGCGGTCGGGTCCTCGGCCCACGGCCACCTGTTCCTGGAGGCCGCCAACCGCCGTCTGCGCGGGCTCGCCGCGCGGGCGACCGAACTCGAACGAATCGCCGCATCCCAGGCCGACGAGGTGCGCGAGCAGGGCCTCGCGCAGAAGCGCGCGGAGCTGAGCGCTGAGCGGATCGAGACGCTGCTCGACCGGGAGCGCGACCGGCTCGATGCGATGGAGCGGCTCGACGGCCTCGCCCAGCGCCGCGACGCAAGCCTCCCGTAA